The DNA segment GTAGCGCCTCGGACGAACACCTTTGGGGTAGAGCACTGTTAAGGCTAGGGGGTCATCCCGACTTACCAACCCTTTGCAAACTCCGAATACCAAAGAGTGCTATCCGGGAGACAGACGGCGGGTGCTAACGTCCGTCGTCAAAAGGGAAACAACCCAGACCGTCAGCTAAGGTCCCAAAGTGTATGTTAAGTGGGAAACGATGTGGGAAGGCTTAGACAGCTAGGATGTTGGCTTAGAAGCAGCCATCATTTAAAGAAAGCGTAATAGCTCACTAGTCGAGTCGGCCTGCGCGGAAGATGTAACGGGGCTAAACATACCACCGAAGCTACGGGTGCAATCCATTAGGGTTGCGCGGTAGAGGAGCGTTCTGTAAGCCGTTGAAGGTGAAGGGGTAACCCACACTGGAGGTATCAGAAGTGCGAATGCTGACATGAGTAACGATAAAGGGGGTGAAAAACCCCTCGCCGAAAGACCAAGGGTTCCTGTCCAACGTTAATCGGGGCAGGGTGAGTCGACCCCTAAGGTGAGGCCGAAAGGCGTAGTCGATGGGAAACAGATTAATATTTCTGTACTTCCGCTAACTGCGATGGAGAGACGGAGAAGGCTAGGCTAGCGCGGCGTTGGTAGTCCGCGTTTAAGGTGGTAGGTGGGTGACTTAGGCAAATCCGGGTCACTATACACTGAGAGCTGATGACGAGTCCCCAAGGGGATGAAGTAGTTGATGCCATGCTTCCAGGAAAATCTTCTAAGCTTCAGGTTAGCGGGAATCGTACCCCAAACCGACACAGGTGGTCGGGTAGAGAATACCAAGGCGCTTGAGAGAACTCGGCTGAAGGAACTAGGCAAAATGGTACCGTAACTTCGGGAGAAGGTACGCTGCTGTTGGTGACGGGACTTGCTCCCTAAGCTGACGGCAGTCGCAGATACCAGGTGGCTGCAACTGTTTATCAAAAACACAGCACTGTGCAAAATCGCAAGATGACGTATACGGTGTGACGCCTGCCCGGTGCCGGAAGGTTAATTGATTGGGTTATCGCAAGAGAAGCTCATGATCGAAGCCCCGGTAAACGGCGGCCGTAACTATAACGGTCCTAAGGTAGCGAAATTCCTTGTCGGGTAAGTTCCGACCTGCACGAATGGCGTAATGATGGCCACGCTGTCTCCAGCCGAGACTCAGTGAAGTTGAAATTGCGGTGAAGATGCCGTATACCCGCGGCTAGACGGAAAGACCCCGTGAACCTTTACTATAGCTTGGCACTGAACATTGACCCTACATGTGTAGGATAGGTGGGAGACTTTGAAGCGGGAACGCTAGTTCTCGTGGAGTCGTCCTTGAAATACCACCCTTGTAGTGTTGATGTTCTAACTTGGGCCCCTAATCGGGGTTAAGGACAGTGCCTGGTGGGTAGTTTGACTGGGGCGGTCTCCTCCCAAAGAGTAACGGAGGAGCACGAAGGTTGGCTAAGTACGGTCGGACATCGTACGGTTAGTGCAATGGCATAAGCCAGCTTAACTGCGAGACAGACACGTCGAGCAGGTACGAAAGTAGGTCATAGTGATCCGGTGGTTCTGAATGGAAGGGCCATCGCTCAACGGATAAAAGGTACTCCGGGGATAACAGGCTGATACCGCCCAAGAGTTCATATCGACGGCGGTGTTTGGCACCTCGATGTCGGCTCATCACATCCTGGGGCTGAAGTCGGTCCCAAGGGTATGGCTGTTCGCCATTTAAAGTGGTACGCGAGCTGGGTTCAGAACGTCGTGAGACAGTTCGGTCCCTATCTGCCGTGGGCGTTGGATGATTGAGGGGAGTTGCTCCTAGTACGAGAGGACCGGAGTGAACGAACCGCTGGTGTTCGGGTTGTCATGCCAATGGCATTGCCCGGTAGCTATGTTCGGAATCGATAACCGCTGAAAGCATCTAAGCGGGAAGCGAGCCCCAAGATGAGTCATCCCTTGGACTTTAAGTCCACTAAAGAGCCGTTCGAGACTAGGACGTTGATAGGTCAGGTGTGTAAGCGTTGTGAGGCGTTGAGCTAACTGATACTAATGACTCGAGAGGCTTAACCATACAACCCAGATGGGTTTTGCTAAGAGTACTTAGCTTGAATACAAACACTTAAGAAGTGTAACTCAAACCAGCTTTCCGAATTTAATTTACTGCCTGCGTGAGATAAGACGGGTAGTGAATAACAAATTTGCTTGGTGACAATAGCATTGTGGTCCCACCTGATCCCATCCCGAACTCAGAAGTGAAACGCAATCGCGCCGATGGTAGTGTGGGGTCTCCCCATGTGAGAGTAGGTCATCGCCAAGCACCTAATTTGGTCAATGACCAGACAGAGTTGGAGCGGTAGTTCAGTTGGTTAGAATACCGGCCTGTCACGCCGGGGGTCGCGGGTTCGAGTCCCGTCCGCTCCGCCAACACAAAGAGATAAGCCTCATCGAAAGATGAGGCTTTTTTCGTTTACACGCTGGATAAATCTGCTCAGACTCATTTTCAGCGGTGTTTTACTCTGTCTCATTTATGTAAGTTATTCTGAAACCACTCTTTTTATTAAAAGGGTTTAGCGGTTTTCTTTATGATAGACTGCTAGTTTTTACGGCTGGACAGGTCAGTTTTTCATTTGTGGGTGAGGTGGTTGTGCGCCACTTGGCAGTATTGAACTGTGTTTCTGCCCTCAGATAAATTAAACGGTATAATGTTTACCAATTTTTACGAGTAATAAAATGAATTGTCGTCTAGGTTGCGGTGCTTGCTGTATTGCACCTTCAATCAGCAGTGGGATCCCTGGTATGCCAAATGGTAAGGCGGCTGGAGAGCGCTGTGTGCAGCTCAGTGATGACAATTTATGTTTGATTTTCGGCTCGCCTGATCGTCCTGCGGTTTGTAGTGATTTTGAAGCGTCTTTAGATGTCTGTGGGGATTCAAACGAAGAGGCGCTCTGGTTGATCACAAACCTTGAATCTCAAACATCTCAATAGTTTATTGCTGACAGGTGAATTATGCAGTTAACACGCTATACCGACTTTGGTGTTCGCACGCTGATGTATCTGGCGGTTCAGCCCGATAGAACAACCCTTTTTAGGATCGCAGAGATTACCGAGGTCTTCGATTTGTCGCCAAATCATGTCTCGAAGATTGTGCACCACTTAGGCAAGTTAGGTTATCTGGAAACCATACGCGGCAAAATGGGT comes from the Shewanella mangrovisoli genome and includes:
- a CDS encoding YkgJ family cysteine cluster protein, whose translation is MNCRLGCGACCIAPSISSGIPGMPNGKAAGERCVQLSDDNLCLIFGSPDRPAVCSDFEASLDVCGDSNEEALWLITNLESQTSQ